The following is a genomic window from Neodiprion pinetum isolate iyNeoPine1 chromosome 3, iyNeoPine1.2, whole genome shotgun sequence.
GGACCATTCGTCTATAACCCCTCTCGATTCGACCCCAGAAAAGACGTTTTTGTCCGTCTTTGGGGTCGCCTTCGAAGGGAAGAGGGCGATCAGCCAGGTCTGACCCAGCCCAGCTGGGGTGAGCACAAAGGTGGATCACCCCGAATGATCCCTGACTTCAGCCCTCGATGCAATCTACGTCATGGGTACCGGCAGGATACAACAGCTGCGTTAGTCCGGGTTCAGATTTTGCGGCGAAATGATCGCTCAGCCAGCGTTTCAGGTGAAGCACGAATGTCAAAAATGTGCGATTCATAAGTTGGTTGTCTTACAGTGTGACAGTGGGAATCGAGCTTCACGTAAAAGTGTTGATATTTTTGATGAGATTGAATCGATCGTTTAACGTCACACTGACGTGTGTCGTTGTACCAGTGAAAGTTACACGCGCTACGTGTGACCGGCGTTGGTTTTCGAAAACGTGTATCAAACCGTAAATCGTGAAAGAAAGAGCAAGTTTAGAGTGGATTACACGAGCTGAGCAAACTGGGAAttcaaataagaaagaaagtgGCTCCAGCTCAAGCTCGAAACCGATCGGTGACAGTAATTTGAATCCCGCGGTTTTACACTTCACCCGCTATTTCTCCTGGCGCCCTGTTTCTTCATCGGAATTCCTGCGCAGTTCTCTGAAACTAGAACCCAGTACTTGCGGAAACCAAGAAAAATCCACTCGAGTATATTCTCTCGGAATTTATTGATGAACGTTTGAACCGTAGTATCAACGAGAAAAAATGTGCGCTGGTGTAACCATGGACGAGTCGAATGATGATAAAGTTGTCAACGTGATTTTAAACTACTTTATGAACCGGGTAATTTTCTTGTTcgatttctcaattttttattacaagtaAGGAAATCGTTGATCCTGCGGATCGCTGCATAGAGTATTAAGTAATTGTCCAAATCCTGATGTCCAAATCTGAATTAGTATAGTAATAATTCACTGACATTGACGAGTTGTGATCAATATTCTTTCTCAATTTATCCAGATTCCAAGTGCGTGTGGGTTTGTCGATCTGCgctgttaaaaattattgtgaatttaCTACACATTTGCTGTACAAACGAGTTATCGATTTACGAAATCaggttgcaaatttacaaatgCGGTGCAGCGACGTAAATCACCATATGTTTGTcataaatttacaataaaaaatttagttgttactaaaatttgtaaaaaaaaaacacaaaaaagtcATTTGAATCTACTAAATTGCGTAGTGAACTTGttgtatttgtaaattgaataaacagtAAATGTATGGTGAATTCACTGCCCCGTATCCGAGTAAAACTTCCGATACAGCGTAGGAAGTTCTatacagaaattttcaacagtatACCTATCGACTGGTGAATTATACAACACTTAAAGTGAGAGTGTTGTATCAGCTTCAATTTATGCGCGAATGTCATCAATTATTAAAGTGACACTACTCTCTAAATGTGAATAAGTTATAAGTATATCACTGGAGGAAATCAGTGTATATCcactagggtggtccttatttaaGGTTTTGACGATATTTTCCGGCGCGCAACCCgaataaacttgaaaaaattcaaaaacaattctctaattttttcatattcatatCTCAACTGTAGCCCGTGCCTAtaagagagtgaaaaattaGAGAGTTATATTTGAATGCACACtgaaaatcagtgaaatatTAGTAAAAAGTCACCGAATCTTCAGTGTATATGCActgttttttttccagttGTATACTTGTAACCGAGAATCAGTGAATTTTCACTGATCTATAAAGTACCGTTCCAAACATTCGAAACAGTCTTTCGATCACGGATTCGTTTTTGTTGATCCAAAAACATTAATGCGTTTTCAGTGAAACAATGACAAATACGACGTGACTGAATCTGCATATTATTCCGAAAGTAAAAGTTCTGTTTATCGGCCAGATTACTTGCCACTTTATAAAAATCGATATGCACATCGTCCACATAAATTACATTATCTATGAGATGCCGAAATGCGGGAAATATATCGAAACAAAGAGTATCATGCAAATATAATAATGCGATAAAATTTGTGCAAATATTGAGAAATACCGTGTGCTCATATACTATTTGCAACTGTTTACACGTATACAGTAGCATCTCAATTCAAAATGTGAACGATGACAAAGCCCATAACAAATCGAAAAAGAATCATATGTACACGGGCTTATCGATTCACGATAACTTATCGACAAATGTGAATGTGTCGTAAATTTGATAGAATATTGTCAGTTTGGCACATAATGAAACGAACAACTAACAAAATggagtaaaattaaaaacaaatctaTAGCGCAAAGAGACCTGAAATGTTTATAGCATCCGTTGATTGGGTGCTGTCCGATCAGTGGGCATTTTACCCTACCCAAGGTACCAGTGCGAAGGAGGTATCGGTGTCTGTATGGTGGCCGTGTAtcgtattataggtatatgtatagtaatCCCGTGCATGGTGAGCATGGGAGGCAGGCGGAGAATCGGCCTTTCACTTCACCGGAGCTGAGAGAGCAATGTCATTGGAAATCCACGATAGTCCAGTTGACAATTTTCTCTCGAGCTGATCGCTGCTCTCACatttgatatatatttatatacagtACACACGATAAGTTTACTCACGGATACAATATATTCTTCGATactttcttcctctttccaCATTTTGGGTGAGTTAAGCTGTTCTTCGTCTGATTGTATCGAACACTTTTGAATGGACGCGAATCGTCTAAataggaaatagaaaatttgcATAATTTCATTAAAGTATCAAATCGATGCTGGTGTATAGGAGTGCATAACCTAGTTCACGGAAAcgttatcattttatttcacgtgTCAATGTGGATTTCACATTTTGCAGCTATCTTTTTTATCGAGAAACACGATACgataactttttgaaaaactaatcttttttttcattacaaacTGATAAGATTGATAAATCTGTGACTTGAACGGATTCGCCCAGCCTTTCTAAAACCTGTTTCACTTTATTATGCGCTAACATTTGTTCACACTTTTATTATACCTCTTTAAGATCATTGAactaaaatgaatttcataaagcacatttttctgataaaaatCACCAGCACTGcgtatcaatttttaaattttttacaaggAATTGTAAACCGGTCCTCTCAACGACCGTCATAAATTACGTATAcctagaattttattttgtaacaCTATAAGCAAACGGTgggttcacgtttttcaacgttttcgtTTGATCGAAGTATTTTTCCTGCACCCACGTTTTGTTTCGCAACTCCACTGacatgttgaaaaatgtttgcgaGACGCGTTGGCTAGAAATTCGATTCCTGATCTGATTTTATGGGTCAAATGCGGTCAAGCCGCAACCGCGCTTCGCATCAAATAATACGACTGTGGATCAGCAAAGCGACGAAGATATTTATCGTAAAAACGAGTCGCGTTATCCGTGCCCCACAATTACGTGTGCTTGATAATACTTGTCCCGTGTCTGTGATTCGAATGCGTAAAAAGAGGAAGGATGCTGCACAGAggattttgttttcattctttttattttttcctcgttcaaacgggcaaaaatatttcaggctTTGCGCACGCGTGTGTGTATTATGTACGTGTACGCACGTATGCATAATGCTGTGGATGGAATATGAGCGCCGAAAAGTTGTCTGACTTGTTCCCCGATATATCCACCTCTATAACCGAGCCACGTGCTTGACGCTCTACCTAGGAGTCTTCTTGGTTCTACCAATACCTGAGAGTTTGGTGTGCCAGCAGTGGCAGACCAGGTGGGAACCAGCAACGATTTCGTTTCTTACCTCCAAACTCTCCTTGATCGGTGTGCTCAAAACTGACGAATGTTTTAGTCAGCTCTGCGTTGAATGTGGTTGAGAGGATTTTCGAAGTCGGGACAgagcgaaaaaagaaacagcgTCAATCGTTGTAATCGATTTCTGTTGGAAATTACttcttgttatttatttatttctttgatttttttttttttttcaaacataaaTTTCACCAGGTGACTGATATCTCcttcaaattatattttaacCTGTAATATTAAAAAGTGTTAACCAgtatcattttttcgaatacgAACCCCGAGTTTTTACGTTAATCACTTTACGCCAGGTTGAAGATTGAGATTTATAGTGCAGGTGGCCaagtaaaaagaaactaaaaacCACAATCACTGCAATGGCACCTATGATCACCACATGATCACTTCAGATAATTAATCCGTATCTCAATCAACACGTACCTTTAAGTTGCCATTGTATTCTTTGAGATTACCTACCAAAGAAGCAAATTATATTTCCACATCTCGCGCTTTAATCCCGATACTAAAGTTTAGATGATTCTTAGTACCCGTTACTCTATTTCCTGCACGTCGCCGACGCGTTGGGTGAAATTTTCGGGAGAACGGTAAAGTTGATATAAAAACCCGAACAGTTCGTACCGGTGAAACTGTTATGTTACCGGAACCATCGCGGTGGATAGAGATAACGAAAAATACTGAAACGAGGAGTGATGCAGAAGTGATACGCTTGTTTGAGGttgaaaaatgacattttttgctTGTAACTTACAATTAATTGTTGTGTAGAAGATTTTAATACCTATATGTCAGCTGGAATTTGATAGACTCCGAAATTATAAGAATCTGGGTCAAATTCTAAGTATATCCGACAAATGGTTGAAGAGAAATCGTAGATGTagcgttttgaaaattactaTTCTCATTTCGAATTTAAATCTGAGAACCATCGAAAGACGCGAAAACAACCTACAATAacgatatttgttttttttttacaacatttatttttctggTCGATTGAACttggaaaaatgaatgaatgcgAGACCCTCGCTGCTGTGACGCGTGGTTGCATAGCGCAGTATATTCATCGTGAGTTGATCCCGGTAATTTATGGATAAAATACTCTCGTTCACGTTGTAGTTACTGCTGTATTCGGATTATATTGATATACGAAGTGTATGCAGCGCGTtataacattttttgattatttttaagaTAATTCATGCCCAGTCAGCAAGCAAAATGAGTTGAAAAACATtagaattgtataaaaaaaaaaaaaaacactagaGTTCAATCATTTCGGGCGACCTAATGATCAAAGCTTCACTCAAATTGTCGATATCTTACAAATTAGATTGttttattgtattgtattgaaacggtttcattttctttacctaatttttgattaaataaatcattataAGCTATACAAAAGAATATAATGGTAAACTTGAGGCTAAATATTTAGTACCGTTGTATTTCTTGTGTAATCGGAACTTAGCGTAAGCGGAAACTTATATTTTCGATGAAGTTTCATATGCATGTAGCATCCTTAATAATGGTTATAGAAACTTGGtttaaaaaatgcaaaattgaaCCGATCTACATCcgctctttttctttttattgcaGAATTTCTTCTCCAAGAGATCGTTTCGATCGAATCCCCTGAAACGAACGAAAAGCGTGACGAAACTCGAACGGCAAAAACAACGCGGAGCGGCCGGACTGAGGGGTTGCCGTTCGCACGAGTCGCTTCTCTGCGGACAAGCTGTGACCTCGATGGACTTGGCTGCTGTTACGCCTCTGCATCCGAGCCTCCTTGGCCGACAGCATTGTTTCCAAGTAACGCCTAGCAGCGGTGTGCCGAAGTACTTTAGCTGCAAGACCGCCCACGAGAGGGATCAGTGGGTTCACAGGTAAGCTGCAAGTGCTGCAACCACCATTTTTATCCACCGCCACACCGTCGAGGAGATGCAGATTGTTGTTGTGACCGACCGTATATGCAGATATACTTGGCCACAATGACGCTGCGACGGCTAATTTTCTCGACGAGTCGGTTACGCCCAGGATGTCGGCACGTGGAGCGTTACTTGCGTACACGCAACTCGCACCTAGTTATTTTACGCTCTTGTCGCCGTTGTCGATACGCCAAATTTAATTTCTGGCGGAGAACACATTGATGTATGTGTGGTAGTATCGTAAGCGCGATATAAAGATTAGTTTTACAAAGagtttattacaatattagaTTTGAGGATGTTCTTGCGGTATGGTTCTAGCATTaagaaaacgataaaaatttgactgaTTGTTCATTTTATCTGTATGAATGCGTGTGCAAAATTTGCAGTCGATGGACTTGACGGTTTGAAAGTTATTCAACATTTAAATTAACATGGGTTCTTATGGAGTAACAGCATATTTTTGCatttgtgaataaaataaaaatagaagtaACATTCAGATTTTATCCAAAATTTTTGTGTGTATAAATCCAATACTaaagaatattaataaaaaaaaaaaatggggggTTACCGTAGCGGTTgtcgaattatttattaaaaacgcAAGCGAAATGACCAAAACAGACTGCAGTTCGCGTTTCGTTTGTcaaagtgagagagagagggcgATGCGCATAGGGATGTGCGTACGGCATTGAAGAGAGtgtgagagaaagagacgatGTACATGCTGAACATAGTTTCTCACCGCGTCGCAGCAGGGCCAACcgtaaaataacgaaatatcgCAGTGACATATTATTTTGACTTCTAAAAAGTGATACAAGTGAAAATATGACTTTATTAACGATTAATAGTatattttatgcatttttAGCTATCATTTTATGCTTCATATGCATCAAATATGTCTCATATGGgcgacggtttttttttacagttggATTCAGATCAAATTAATGTCCAAAAGTTTTCAGTCAACCGTCACAAAATAGCAAAATTAactattaaaataatatctgGAGCCGAAGAAACATGTTCGGTAACATCATTGTATTCCTTTACAACATACAAGTGCCTATGGTGCGTATTTTATCTTCGTAaaccgaaaaatttcatctattTCGAATTTCAGTTACTTTTGTCTAGGATTGTACACCAAGAGAAAACACGTATCCTAGTACCTCATATATTATAGTTGTTGTTGTAACTAATGCAGCTACGACCAAGGGTGGAAGAGTAGAAAATGAATACACAAACTGAACTTGATTCGATGCAGCGTAAGGCGGAGGCGTCAGGTCAACATAACCtcgaaatattcaattctattttgtataatatttaatgtatTCCGCTTCACACATACTCGTACGTAGAGTACCGAAGTACTTTCCGAGAGgcataaattgcaaaaatcaaTCTCAAATCTGCTTAGCATTTCCGTTTGCGTTTACAGCAGAAACTCTGATGTACAATTGGTTCCCGACATTGAGAAGAGCGTTCTTCTGTTAAATTACTAAAATCAGTAGATATGCAAGTTACACCCCGATAATGCAGAATTAGCCTGCAACGCCACCGCCGGCTGGCCGCGAAACAGGCGCAATCtttgtaaacataacataacacgtacataacatgaaaaattgagCCTGATTCGTGGTTGGCGGTAGCGCTGCGGGTTGATTCTGGATTGTCAACGTATCCGATATGTCCAAAAAATTGGCTGTCTCAGAATCACTGCGGACAAGTGTACTTTTTTGTATCGGGGCCCAGAATATATCGAAGGATGCCATCTACTGGCCGAATATCACTACAAACAATATAAGACGTTTCAATGGTGTTTTATGACAGGTTTTTGCACCCCAAAAAAACATCTTTGCGTTTTTGACGACTTCAAGTCATGTTCTATGTGGCGACATAATACCGTATTTGGGTCACATTTAACTATATGAAAATCTCATTTCTTAATATATATGTGTCATTCGGTATTAATTCAATgtaacgaaacaaaaattgtatcaCCTACAAGAAATTTCCTGTTTCTTTGTAGTCTTGTATTTTAGCCGAAACAATCAGGCGTTAATCCAATTTCGACGCCATATTGTTCTAACCACACCCCTACGTCCGCTACTTTAGAACTCATATTTTTATGTCTTCGGATCTCTTGAGATCAATTATAAGCATACGAATGTACAGACGATTCAGCGCAAGCTGTGAAGTTTTAGTTCTTGCGATTTCGGAATCTATACACCGCAAAAATTACGACGTAGGAGGACTTTTATGATTAAATATGGCCCGGTTggaataatcaattttgtaCCATTAGATGTATTCTGCGCAACATCTTCATTCCCAATAGTACACACTGCATTTTTCATCTTCGTCCCTTTCTTAAGTTGTTACagttaattttattctactATTTTGCGATGCATTTGAATTCCTCCGTTTAATTTGTTTCGAAATATTATCTGCTGCAGCCTCCGGAAGTCCGTGCATCCGGATGAGGGTCAAAAAAGACGTACGGATAATTCCCTGCAAATATGGCTCCTGGAAGTGAAGGGCATACCCTCGAAGAAACGATACTTTTGCGAAGTTTCACTTGATGCTGGCCTCTACGCACGGACCACTTCCAAACTTAAGGGTGAACTATGCTTCTGGGGTGCTTACTTCGATCTACCTCGTCTACCGGCCGTCAACAATATTTACGTCAATCTCTACAGAGAGGCTGaccggaagaagaagaaagacaaAAACGTACTTATCGGTGAGCTGGACATTAGTTACcatcatttttttaacactAGGGAGTGAAGCATGCTTCCTTGGTAAAAAATGTTCTCTTAAGATCacagatttgaatgaaatctatttcaattattaagatacgaaaaataaatcagacTTTCCTATtttaaacaaggctttgaaCATTAAGTCATTTCGACACTCTTAAATGACAATAATATAtctattgaattattttcatttacataACATACAATTGTAATCTaccataaatttattttaaactgATTGACCTTCGTCCCAGATGCGGTTGAAATATATTCGAGATTACAATGTTATGTTGTTTAGGTATAAATGGTGTTGTAGGAGATGTGGGTGACCAACAcgacaagttgaaaatttcgttcaaatttttgaaatagtGATGTTTTTCAAACATGTGTTGTTTAATATTGCGGAAAATATGTACGAAACTACTGGGTATATTGaatgtttaataaaattaCTGTCTACTGTAACATTTTGAGTTATATGTGACTGATCCAAACAATAACTcgtctttcatttttcttatcattattttttttaagcaaAAATCTAGTGAAGTACACAGCTGTACcgatgtttataatttttttgtatgtaattactataaaaaacaattactataaaaaaaactagaatatttcagaaaaaatcataaattcgTGATTTCAGTTTCCTATACAAAAATTTCTACCAGGAAAGTTTATGATATGTTTGCACCGGGGGCAAGAATGTGAGCTATGAACTTTGAGACACTCTAAAAACTTTTGACATTTGTTTTGAATTCCGAAACGTGAtcgtttgtttaatttttttttttcttcttatcttACTCTTTACCGTGGTAAATGTAAATTCTTTCGTCGTAGCTTCAAGAATCAAATCAAGGGAATTTATATCACTGAATGATAAAAGTGAGTAGACTTGATCTTGAAGTTAAAGCTGTAGAGCTTATGATTTTGTAACAATTCAATCAAACAGTAAACTTGATTTATGGTACTTCGATATCTTAAATATTTCTATTATAGTTTAATCGCTAACCTGCGCACTTGTATATACATTTGTCACATTTAAATGTTTCCGCACAGTTCTTTTTTAatgatcgaaaattgaaaacagtGAATGAAGAAGTGAAGGTCGTTGACAAAAACAAAGTACCAGCTTTCTGGAACGTTAGTAAATTCACAAAGGTCTCGAATGACATTGAGAACATGCAGTCTTACCCAACGACCACCTGATGACTAGTTGAGAATGATAAATTtgatacataaaaataaacaaattcaacaaaatactgGTTTTAAAAACCAAAACAAGAAgctgctattttttttttcataatcttTACTCTGGGTGATAAGAAACTGATATCTGAACTCTTCTATAATTAATATACTCTTCAGGATCGGTGACAATTCCTGTCAAGGATGTGACCTCTCGTTACGTCACGGAAAAGTGGTATCAAGTGATTGGTGACAAGGGTCAGCTGAAAGAATCACCAGCATTACGAGTCAAGTGTCGTTTTCAATCGGTCGATATTCTACCGGTCCATGTCTACCAGGACTTTTTGGAGTACTTGAAGAACGACTACAGATCGCTCTGCGAAGCTCTTGAGCCTGTGATTGGCGTTAAAGCAAAAGAGGATATAGCTACTGCTTTGGTAGCTGTCATGCAGCAGGAGAATAAGGCACCACAGTTTCTCGCCGATCTAGTCATGATGGATATCCATAGAATCGGTGAGTGTAAATTTAGTCAGgacattttttaatgaatacgAAACAACTATACTGCATATAGTTGGAATGCTGATGTAATTCGTAGACCTTCAAAATATAACGCAGAAAGGTAAAGTATAcgtagaaaaatcaaaacttaGAAAGCTGAAACTACAGAAAGCCAAAATCTCTAAAAGTTGTCccaatgaatgaaaataatgtatgtatatcgaGTCAAAGTCTGGAATTGTTGGAATTctattgtatttatatttttgatttctaCACTTTATCTTCCTACAGTTTGTTTTCTCCACATTTAGACCTTCTACCTATaatcattttgtattataaccctttaatttttcaatcttcctGCATTTTTACCCTCACATCGTGTAGATTTTGGTTCCATAACactgaaaatcaaaatcatcaGATGCCAACTCACAATTCAAGTCATATACatgttaaaaaaacaattttagtATCATTAAAAGATTAAGGTTAAagtgttttgatttttattctcaatGCCCTTTTTCTCAGTATAAAATCATTTCCTTATTATTCTATACGCACTTCTTAATTTACTTAccaaattacttttttgtgTTTCAGATGACGAAAGATTAACTTTCCGTGGTAATTCGCTAGCAACCAAAGCAATGGAAGCGTATCTGAAGTTGACAGGGGATGAGTACCTTCAGAAAACTCTTTGTGCTGCTGTACGAGGTGCAGCTGAAGGTGGAGACTGCGAGGTAGATCCTCTGAAGGTGGCTTCCGCTGCGGCGCTTAAAGCGCAACAGCACAATCTTCGAGTGGCGGTAGAAACTGCTTGGAACAAAATATTGGCCAGTCACACTCACTTCCCAGTCGAATTGAGAGAGTGCTTTAGAATATTCAGAGAACGTCTCAATGAGATGGGTCGCCTCGATATCGCTGACAATCTGATATCAGCCTCCATATTTCTCCGGTTCCTTTGTCCAGCCATTCTCAGTCCCTCTCTATTCAAAATCACCGATGGTGAGTTGATTTTGCTTTATTTTACTCTTTAATGCGTACAGTAAAATCAGTTGTGGTGAAGTTTCCTTTTTATTATTGTCTCCTGATTTGGGAGGTTAACTATTGTTACCTGAGTAACGAAAGACCTTTGACTCTCTGTAAAATGCAAAAGTTTATTTCTGAATTTGGAATGTGTTACTCGTATGCTTTGAATAACTATTTTATGAGCTTGAAAAGCTCGTACATTTCTGGCACTTGAATTAAATCATATCgtcttgtattttttcagaacATCCAAACGAGAAGGCTGCTAGGAACTTGACATTGGTAGCAAAGACTTTGCAAACATTAGCAAATTTCACAAGGTTCCAAGGAAAAGAGAACTTTATGGAATTCATGAATGATTTCTTGGAGCGAGAGGCTtcagcgatgaaaaatttcttgcaGTTGATAAGCGTGAGTTGATTACCTCTGTCGAATATGTCCCCCCTTCTCTTTTTACCAGTCAGTACGTCACACcagcttttttttctctcttaccATGATTTCAGAGCCCGTTACCAAAAGACGCCCcgtcaaataattcattgGAATTCGAAGGCAACATAGACCTCGGCAAGCAATTATCCCTGCTGCATTCGCTGTTGAGGGAGAGCGGATCAGCAATAAGTGCTCTGCCTCAGCTGGGTGGAATCCTCGACAAGATATCGCTGGCCCTCGAGCAGCCAGGGCCAAGTTCTTCAGTGCCAACGACTCCGCGATACCCAAATCTGCAGAACAACATTTTCCGGTACAATGATCCAACGATTGCAAACAGCAACACAAACCTGTCTATATCGGCGACGTCCACCATTAGTAATCACAGCACTCTGAATGGTACCTCCAGAGATGGCAGCGAAGTAATGCAATCGAACACCCTTGGCCACAACAGCTCTCGCAGTCCGAATGTTGTGCGTGCAGCGACACTGCCCAGAAACGCTTATCTGCCTGGTAATGGTAAACTCCAGCTGCAGATAAGTGGTGACGATTATCCATTGGAATCAACAGCCTTTGTCTCTCGATCCCCAACCCCGATGGCCAGGCAACACAGGCACTTGACCTCGAACAGGAGCGGACCAGGTTACAGACTGACGGCTAGCACCAGCCTGGCAAATGTTAACCATTGCCAAAATAATCCGACGAGTCC
Proteins encoded in this region:
- the raskol gene encoding ras GTPase-activating protein raskol isoform X12; protein product: MNRRGAWNLITRRKKKKFNLLLNEDVYEISPFARRVATLPRDVNWRKDNPRSDLISLQEHETVHIVVECECRSMSLPRGYHSPAPSTRTVELRRNEKDTSYEKACRRGSAPATPVLGARPLDVTPNRIVNFFSKRSFRSNPLKRTKSVTKLERQKQRGAAGLRGCRSHESLLCGQAVTSMDLAAVTPLHPSLLGRQHCFQVTPSSGVPKYFSCKTAHERDQWVHSLRKSVHPDEGQKRRTDNSLQIWLLEVKGIPSKKRYFCEVSLDAGLYARTTSKLKGELCFWGAYFDLPRLPAVNNIYVNLYREADRKKKKDKNVLIGSVTIPVKDVTSRYVTEKWYQVIGDKGQLKESPALRVKCRFQSVDILPVHVYQDFLEYLKNDYRSLCEALEPVIGVKAKEDIATALVAVMQQENKAPQFLADLVMMDIHRIDDERLTFRGNSLATKAMEAYLKLTGDEYLQKTLCAAVRGAAEGGDCEVDPLKVASAAALKAQQHNLRVAVETAWNKILASHTHFPVELRECFRIFRERLNEMGRLDIADNLISASIFLRFLCPAILSPSLFKITDEHPNEKAARNLTLVAKTLQTLANFTRFQGKENFMEFMNDFLEREASAMKNFLQLISSPLPKDAPSNNSLEFEGNIDLGKQLSLLHSLLRESGSAISALPQLGGILDKISLALEQPGPSSSVPTTPRYPNLQNNIFRYNDPTIANSNTNLSISATSTISNHSTLNGTSRDGSEVMQSNTLGHNSSRSPNVVRAATLPRNAYLPGNGKLQLQISGDDYPLESTAFVSRSPTPMARQHRHLTSNRSGPGYRLTASTSLANVNHCQNNPTSPMRSESHSNLKDSNYNINTHGNVSNNGSIGQHHRHNIARLQSLDINDQDNYNHNYNVSRSGSRTHCHKEENANQAQNYNNISKTTINANVNPHVTLSINQPNNNYSKTSSLTVPTNGNLDELSDLLRYADDEVSESKSQKGSQISISQLSNVASSGYQSFAAYSQSSSPVDLSNNANAHILNAAPLAFANPVYHMEATHGRNERRGSTSSEERDGGGGVEGVRGVDLSPSPPPQPIRNVARNGQSQWRYAAVAHRTGSDQPQGVCCPKLRRRLSLDSTRDLSDTSEEESCATRRSKSRSHKSIDQYEVEIERLQSSVDRLRARLGTPEDADVDSTVPDSKMKSIISRLITVEEELRREQQKMSAKLSFKQRVIDAQEQQIAALDAANSRLITSNTRLLTALSTLNQRYNATPQTTNEATALLQNIADIASELKSSSC
- the raskol gene encoding ras GTPase-activating protein raskol isoform X6, encoding MSLTPRGLRECGADAAPDDTEDQVIQCPAIGAGAVEPLSDSCGESDMEGLDLSLFEPHSDRDAASWCDARVHAGTLYLLTRYCEADCCVAEAGGEEACWEPCYCVLLQDEQTLTAYRSEDMALFAGTACMFKSHPKLGDAMFVELPRVRLDGGARAFRQHWGYETRTALPPPPLIEEDEAGVEPETVSLREANTASPIGECRSMSLPRGYHSPAPSTRTVELRRNEKDTSYEKACRRGSAPATPVLGARPLDVTPNRIVNFFSKRSFRSNPLKRTKSVTKLERQKQRGAAGLRGCRSHESLLCGQAVTSMDLAAVTPLHPSLLGRQHCFQVTPSSGVPKYFSCKTAHERDQWVHSLRKSVHPDEGQKRRTDNSLQIWLLEVKGIPSKKRYFCEVSLDAGLYARTTSKLKGELCFWGAYFDLPRLPAVNNIYVNLYREADRKKKKDKNVLIGSVTIPVKDVTSRYVTEKWYQVIGDKGQLKESPALRVKCRFQSVDILPVHVYQDFLEYLKNDYRSLCEALEPVIGVKAKEDIATALVAVMQQENKAPQFLADLVMMDIHRIDDERLTFRGNSLATKAMEAYLKLTGDEYLQKTLCAAVRGAAEGGDCEVDPLKVASAAALKAQQHNLRVAVETAWNKILASHTHFPVELRECFRIFRERLNEMGRLDIADNLISASIFLRFLCPAILSPSLFKITDEHPNEKAARNLTLVAKTLQTLANFTRFQGKENFMEFMNDFLEREASAMKNFLQLISSPLPKDAPSNNSLEFEGNIDLGKQLSLLHSLLRESGSAISALPQLGGILDKISLALEQPGPSSSVPTTPRYPNLQNNIFRYNDPTIANSNTNLSISATSTISNHSTLNGTSRDGSEVMQSNTLGHNSSRSPNVVRAATLPRNAYLPGNGKLQLQISGDDYPLESTAFVSRSPTPMARQHRHLTSNRSGPGYRLTASTSLANVNHCQNNPTSPMRSESHSNLKDSNYNINTHGNVSNNGSIGQHHRHNIARLQSLDINDQDNYNHNYNVSRSGSRTHCHKEENANQAQNYNNISKTTINANVNPHVTLSINQPNNNYSKTSSLTVPTNGNLDELSDLLRYADDEVSESKSQKGSQISISQLSNVASSGYQSFAAYSQSSSPVDLSNNANAHILNAAPLAFANPVYHMEATHGRNERRGSTSSEERDGGGGVEGVRGVDLSPSPPPQPIRNVARNGQSQWRYAAVAHRTGSDQPQGVCCPKLRRRLSLDSTRDLSDTSEEESCATRRSKSRSHKSIDQYEVEIERLQSSVDRLRARLGTPEDADVDSTVPDSKMKSIISRLITVEEELRREQQKMSAKLSFKQRVIDAQEQQIAALDAANSRLITSNTRLLTALSTLNQRYNATPQTTNEATALLQNIADIASELKSSSC